The Dysidea avara chromosome 11, odDysAvar1.4, whole genome shotgun sequence genome includes the window GACCTGCATGTGTGGTTTATCTAATAGAGCATGAAATTGTAGTTTGCAAGGGCTGTCTTCGTTTCCTTGAAATAGCTGCCGAACTCTAAAATAAAACAATGAAACTTGATGTCCAACACTTGGACAACATTTATGTGTACCTCTCTGGTTCCATGCTCTTCACAAGGAAGGTGGCACACTCATCATGGTCACTGATAACAGCAAGTTCTAGTGGAATTAATCCTTGTCTGTTTGTGGCAAGTGGCAGACTCTGATGTTCCAGTAGCTTCTTTGTGATGGAAGTCCATCCCTTCCTGGCAGCATGATGAAGGGACGTGTTTAGATTTTGGTCTGCAGCAGATGTGTTGGCTCCTCTTTCCAGCAAACATGTAACAAAGAGTTCAGCCTGAAGTAGTACCAAAGAAACATATATGTACAATCGTAGTTacatacaccacacatacacatacagggAATTCACTGATGTCCTGACTAATGATCCACAATAATCCTTTATCACAGCTCTTAGTTTTCTCCACAATACGGTCAGTGTACACTTCAAAGATAGCATCAGTTCGGTTCAGGCTATGTTGTTGAGTTTTTTCTGCTGTCTGATAGTATAAGAGTTGGGACATATGCACTTTACACTTATCAACCTACCTTTCTCCAAAACTCATCATTTTCATCTTTAACAGCCTCTTCAACTTGTGCTTGCCATGATATCTGTCTAGCCAAACCACTTTGATAAATAACAGTAAAGGCATCAACAGGTCCTTTGTCATTAATGGCAGCCTTGCTATCAAGATGTTCAAGTTTTCTTCTtatcacatcagctacatcactGGATTGTACTATATTAAGTGTGAGAAATTATTACATACACATCCAGCTGTTGATATTTCGTTGCACCTTCATCTATTCTAGGGAATTGCAATCGCAGCAACTTGGGTGCCATTTTGATGTCAACATCCTCTGGTGACAGTGATTCAATTCCATCATCATCAATGTTATCTTCTGCCTTCTTTATACCTTAATGAATaatgtgataataataataataataataataatgtatttgtacaagtacaaggaaaaattaaaaatagtgaaacaagagaggtcgctTATACCTGCAGatttactagtggacattcaacccctacttcagtctatacctatGACTGAGTTAGGGATTAACAATGTCCACTATAATATATATGCAGGTGTAGGCttccttgtttcaatacttttatgtctatgatcccttaaattcccaaattttttttctatttgtttgttcacttttttCATAACATTACTATGagtggtgaacctgtgcatactgcatcaaaagaaagaatggtgctggATTTTATGTtatgtgtgccccaactatcaattactagctgaaaagtgaaatggccattttacacttcattttcagcctAGTGTTACAAAATGAAGAGCAGTTCGAGAAGCACCTTTGCAAACAATTTAACCTCTACAGAAAATATGAACAAATTAGACATAGGGAAGTCACTatgtgctaccacaaatcaatacCGTTAAGAGaaacgggacacaaaggaggacaaagaagTCCATTGGTATGCCCAAAAGACACCTAGCTATCAGGCTGAAATGAcatttaacagtaaaaaaaaaattcacaagTATTGTTAGCCATTATTGCACTAGTAAAACAGAGTCAGTAGAAAAATCAactaaattaaaattttaaattttgtagcaacttattggaagcattatGGGTCAtggcacttttggacttggttatacctaaccaatactgccaaggtgtaaTGAAGGTATTGCGAGGATAGTTTCTGGACAGCactttttgtgagaaagtgcaaacctcttCAATCTCTGATGTATTCAGGGgcatagctagaaattttaaataggtgaggcagaccTTGCAATGCTTTATGAATGATACATGCCAGTTGGATTTAATGATGCCACCAGTTGGATTTAATGCTTCACCAGTGTTGTTTGGTCTCTGCAACCCAATACCTAGTTACAACCAATAAGTTTGTAAATATATAATGTACCGACATAGTAGCTGAGTTTAGCAACAGTGTAACTATGATTGCAATAATAGTGTCTGGCCACCATTCACTCAAGTCATTAATTAGAATCAATGGACTAAGATTAAAGGCCTGCTGATATGTGGTAGGTGACAATTTCCGATGTGTGCCATTCACCAGTACTAGATATGGATCACAAAGTTGAAGGAGTTACCAGAAACAATTTGTATTCTTAGATTCATTGTGATACTTCCCAGGACAATGGCTTGCAATTGATTCAAAGTAACCCAACACTGTAGACTATACATACATACCCCAGTAGGGGATGGTGGATCTAATGTTACAAATACTTATGGCAACGTAGTGTTACTTATACAGTAACTTAGGGATAAAACTGAAATGACCTTCCCCTAGGCAGTTTTGAGATTTTACACTGTAGGCctctgagatcggattttaAACTACTTTTAGATAATAATTACTAAATGCTTTAAAATGTAACAGGTTAACTATAAGTAAACTATAGCTGTCATACTTATTCACAATTCATAGCATTGCACTATTATACGTAAGCCACCACAACACTATTAGAAGGTAAGTGCATGCTTAAGTGAGTGGCCATGTTTAGGTTTGGTATGCCAAATGTGCAAAGCAGTGATTATATGGCAATTTCTTGTGCATGCAATTGTGATAAAAGGAAAATCTACAATTTATCAGAATGTAGCTGAagtatatgcacacacacacacacacacacacacacacacacacacacacacacacacacacacacacacacacgcacacacacacacacctagcATGCTTGTGCACCACTCAGACACTTGAGCCTTGTACAGGCAAACCACTAGTGACCCACATGAGACTGAACTGTCCAGGTATCATGGAGAGAGGTTCCACAACAACCCAACACCGCTAAACGAGACAAGGACAATTGGGAATTTGCTtgcagtaaacaccaggtacccattacAGCTGGGTGCATGGGCTtattccccagttgacaccagccTACCAGGTCCCCactatacagctgggtagactggagcaatgtgagtagcAACAAATTGGCATATCTGGGCATCAAGTCTGGAACTTTTggattaccaggccaatgctctagccacttggctatgatgcctcacacagacacacgcacaaacatacagacacacacaaacacgaATAACTTAAGTTAACAACTCTGAATCATTTATTCCAGTGTGCTCACTCGAGTTTTAAATAAATCTGCATGATCTGCTTTGCATAGCATCTCAAGTTTTGAGCTATGCATACAGGGATGGTGAACAAGGAATCAGTTAACCTGAACTATAAATCATACCATACCATGATCACGGATATTGTGGACACTCCAATGTGATGTTTTCACACTTCACATGTTAAAAAGCTAGGGAATCTGCCCTCCCCCAAAACCCCCAGCCAGGAAAATCAGTACTGACCTGCCAAACCGCTACTGACTTTGGTGatagctgctctattagagtatctcggtgcAGTAGAGAATCGTGGATCACTTTGTAAACAGAGCAGTTCGTCCGATCCTACCGAATTCTCCGACCTCTGCCTTTCATCAAATCCtcgtagctatatagctagctaagccCCTCCCCAAACAGTTGACTACTAGTTTAAATCCGCTTaagtaaacacaaaagaaataCCTTCACGAGTTTCGTCCATTGTGCAGTCTTCTCGTTAAGCAATCAACTTCCTCATCATCTGTAGGTACTCTACTTTCGTCACCTCCCTTGGTTTGCGGCAGCCTTAATTTCGCGCTCGCTCTGAATtgaagaaatattttgtaattggAAATCATCAAAATCTTTAGATAGGGCGACCCCTCTCGCAGCGGAGCGGTGGCAGAATGTCACAAAATCTGAAATCCTCTGAGCTGAAATCGCAACTGTATCATTCTCTGCAGCAAAAGGGCGTACTTGATGCAATGAAGGTATGAAAGAAGTTTTTAAATCATGGCGCGAAGTTTCAAACATTTAAAGTTATGAAAGTTTTGATTTCACCAATGGTATTTATAGCTGCAACTACGGAACAGGCTGGTGAAAGAATTAGAGCACACTCCTACAGTTCCAAAGTCTTTGTCTGTGTTGGAGTCACTCACTCATGGCATAATCCTGGAGCACCTTTACAAGATGGGCTATGAATACACCATCTCTTTGTTTGCTCTAGAATCAGGAATGGGTACCAACCAGGTACATGCAGAGTATTCTGTGACTGTGTCACCCTATTCTTTACAGACTGTCAACATTACGGAACTGTTGAAGCTATTAAACATTAGCCCTTCCCATCCTTTGCACAAGGCATTAACAGATGACAGTCAAACTTCAGAACAAGGTACTTTGTTTACAACTGTCTTTTGTAGATGTCATCTTATGTGTGCTGCGTAGGATTTTTGGCTACTCTACTGTTGTCTTTGCCACTACTGGCAACTCACAGTAACAACACTGTTGATGTTTGTACTCAAGTGGATCCAACGCCCGAAGATTCTATTACCCGTAAGTGTgtctctgtctgtctgtcagtgtgtgtgcatgtgatgcACTGTACAAATGTTCTCATAACAGAAATGAAACATCAAGCCCATGTATCCCTTGAACAGCGCATCTTAGCCTTTGAGAGAGAGAGCGAAGAGCGAACTCGAAAGATGATGGAAGAAAGGGTATTTGATAGAgattatatatacacatacagcaTTCCTCATGTATGTACAAAGGTATCACAGTTTAAAGCAACCGAGTTGCTACGTGTGAAAATGGAAACCAAAGAAATGCTTCAAAAAGAGTTTCAGAGAAAGAGAAATGAAGTGAGATATACAACATGTGTTTTAGTGTTACAGCATGCCTCTATTTTTGGTATCAGGTAGAGCAAAATTATCGTGAGAAACTTCAGCAGTTGTCAAAGAAGGAACAAGAAATGATTCAACGACTGCAGAGAAGAGAAGAGGTGAAACATTCCCCCACTCCCTCTCCATTAAAAACTGACACACAGGAGTTAGAAGCGTCTCTCTACTCCCAACGCCAGCTTGTGTTACAGGAACTGGAATTGATTCGCCAGCGAGAGGACCATTTGGCTAAACAGTCTGAACTTACCAAACTCCAATCTTCTGATATCCATTCCACCAGTGAGAGATTAAAGCAGGAAGAGCAAATATTAAGAAGGTAGTGATATCAACATTAGTTCTTGTTCAGTTGGAAGTCCTTACTTAATAACATGTTTAGCTTTTAGTGAAAAATATTTTGGGAATCCTAAAACTGTACATGATTGGTGTAAATGTGATAAAAGAAGTGATAAGATTAAAATGTACATCATCATCTTATCCTTACTGTAATAATTGCAAACATTGAATTCCAATATAAAACAATGTCCTTTCTTGTTACTGGTCACATCTTTCGTGACAACATATTATTGTATGTTTAATTCTGACATTTGTCTCATATCTTCTTCATTCAGTGAGGTACAGAGGAAACAACAGTTACTGGATGAGTTACAGCAACAATTGGATGGTATGTCTCTGTGTCTGTGTGCTCATGTGATTTCTGTGTAGCCAGGACAACAGAGACTACCAAATTACGTCAACAATATGAGACTTTGTGGAATGAGTGTGCTAGTGTGAAGAATGACTTAATAGGAAGCAAAGTGTGCctctgtgtgtggtgtgtgtgcatgcctgcgtgcgtgcatgcatgagcatctttgtgtgtgttgtgcatgcatgcatgtgtgtatagtagtgtgcatgactctGTTCATACTAGGAACAAGTTCACACAGTAACAGAACAGATGGTAACCTTACAAAACCAGAAATCACTGCTGGAACAAAAACTGAGAGAGGTTAGGATGTACACAGAACACAAACATATTAACACTTTCCTTTATGCAGTCTGAGGACTGTGACCAGTTGAAGGCTGATAACAAGAGACTAAAGAGTAACCTAACTGAAACTAAACGGTACTTGTAATGTTGACTGTTATCACAGTCATTTGTATGTCATGTTATAGTAAATTATCCGAGCATTCTACTAGCAGTGGACAGCTTATAGCTGGTATAAAATGAAATAGTTTGATCACCATGATGTCTTGTTTATGTTGTAGACCAACAGCAGTTGATTAATGAGCTGAAGGATCAATTGAATAAGTCAGCAACTCAACTGGTAATGaaattgcacacacacacacacacacacacacacacacacacacacacacacacacacacacacacacacacacacacactcacacacactcacacacacacacacacacacacacacacacacacaagctgTACATGCATCCTGCTTGTAAACGTACATTATATGTTTGTATTCTAACAGGCTAGCTTACAACAGCAGCTAGATGATGCTAACGTTGAATGCAAGCAAGCTGTCATGTTGAAAGATCTACATATTAAAAGGTTGGAGCACCAGTTGGCAGCACAGGTGTGTACAGACTAGGGGTAGGGGATATGACGTCACCACCACAACAGGTGGCCATCAATGAACGGATGCTAACACAGGAGAAATTGAACACATCACATTGGCAACAGGACAGCTTTGTATCTAATCACCATTTGCACCACGATCATCATCCACATCAGACTAGTAGGAGCATTCTCAAGAGCCCTGCGTCTAAACTAAGGAAATCAGCTCACCATGGGTACAGTAATTGTTAGTGTGATTGTAAGTCTATTGGGTTGGGTTGTAGTTCTAGGGCAACTAAACCTGCTAAGCTAGTTCATCCTGTTCATGCTGGTACTGAAGACGATTCACTGACCTATGCTGGGACTAAGCTCAAGGACATGTCATCATTTGACAAAGCATCAAAAAAATTCCTAGAAGAAATGAAGGCAACCTTCTCTAGATTGGAGAGGGAAGCAAAGGTAAGGATATGTGAGCAAACACAATATATTTATTAAGCCTTTGTTCAGGAATTAGAAGAGCAGCATCCAACGGTTGGTTACTATCCTCCTTTCCCTGCCCATTCTTACCCAAGCTCCTTCCAATCTCAGACATTTCCAACACCTGGAATATCTACTTTGCCTAGTAACTTTACTAGTGTTCCAGCAACAGCAAGTCTTATGTTGGGTAACCTTCCAATGAGTTACAGTGGTCCATTATATTCTGCTGTTACCAGCAGTGGCTTGCTGTCTACCAGTAGTGCTCTTCTTAATGCTGGAAGTTTTGTGTCCAAATCAAGTGGTACTGGTTCTTCAACAAGTGGGTATTCTTTGAAGAGCGCCCTGCCACTATCTGGTGTTAATTATCCACCAGTAAATGTCACTCATTCTCTAATAGGTGTGACACATCCTTCAACAAGTATTGCTCACTTCCCAACAAGTGTTGTACATCCATTGACAAGTGTACCTCATCCTTTGACAAGTGTACCTCATCCTTTGACAAGTGTTGCTCATCCCTTGACAAATGTCCCTCATCCTTTGACAAGTGTCGCTCATCCTGTGACAAGTGTCCCTCATCCTTTGACAAATGTCGCTCATCCTTTGACAAGTGTCTCCCATTCTTTGACAAGTGTTACTCATCCTTCGACAACCATTACTCATAGTTTGACAAGTGTTGCACATCCATTAACAAGCGTCCCTCATCTTTTGACAAGCATCCCTCATCCTTTGACAAGTGTTACTCATAGTTTGACAAGCATTGCACCCCCTTTGACAGGTGTTACTTATCCATCGACAAGTGTCATGACAAGCATTGCTCATCCCTTCACACGTGACACTTCTTTCACTACAATTACAATGTTAACAACAAGTCCACTATCTGCTGTTACTTATACACTGGCAACTACACTCAGTCACAATGTACTGGACACAAGTTACCATCACTCCAGCAGTAATACACTGACGAGTCCATCTCacaacaacactacacaacCTAACATGTCAACAACAATCATCCAGGAAGACTCTCTCACTACAAGAGACAGAGGAGACGACAACATTGACACATCAAGTTCAACTGATGTAAAGGAGTCACCCAAGTCATCTGGAGAAGGGACATTAGCTGCTGTACTTGCTCTAAGAGACCAGTATTCTCctagctcagctagaaaacagcCGGCAAAACCAACTGTGATATCTCTAGACCGAATGTggggtggtagtagtagtaaagTACAAGAAGAAACAGACAAGGGAGAGGCTGATGAAATAACTCATCATTCTGAGAAGGTTCCAGTTGCAGTTATCACTTCAGTTGAAAGTGTAAAGTCTCCTACACCTCAGGTTGTGACCACACCTCCAACACAGTCAATGGATAATACCATGGGGAAGTACCTACAGTTACTACAACAGACTGAGGACAAGTCCCCACCCACAACCCGTAACACTCTTCAAGAGGAGGTAAGTATTCTGTTGCAGTAGTATTATAGCACTGGTACGTAATTCTGTTGTAGGAGTCTGCAGTGACTTTCAATACATCTGATGAGtaagtaatattattgtgtGTGTCTAATACAGATCAATACAATATGTATCCTCACCCTGTTAGTATCAAGCATGCACCCTGATTACACCACAGTTGCGTGTTTCCCAAATTATGTGTGGTGCACGTCTACAATGAGGTGTTTTACTACACTAGTGGAagataaaattttttttgtcaagTAAATGGAAtgtactttttttttgtttccaAATGCATGAAAATTCACTGACTTTATGGCatcaaaattatgcaccacaATCAATGCCAAATCAATTGtcacatacacacaattaacATACATGTCTTACTGCAGTGGTGGCAAGGTATCTGATGATGGATTTGAGGATTGGTGAAACTTATACGTCACTGTATATTTATTAAATAAATATTCAAAAAAAATTGCAATATAATCAACTTGTATACACAATTTACAAAAGGAATTGATAACACTGAAAATGATCAAATCATTTGAAGTGTCACAGCTCACACAAAGAAGTGATGACATAGGTGGTGGGAGGAACAAGAAGGGAAGGTTTCATTAAAAACATCCTTCCATCCAACTACTGTCTTCTTCACTGGTGTTTTTCTGAGGTGGTATACCTCTTGACATAGCTGTCATTCTGTATATGGGAAAAAGCTTTAGATAAGTACAgaaaaatgttaacaaaaatCACAATGTATGTGATGGAATTTGATAGATTGGCAAATGTGAACATATATACCTCACTGCATGGTCTCTTTAAAATGGATACCGCTGCAGAATTTATTTATACCGTATAAAGATACTAAAGAGTTGGAATCCTCTAAACAATGGACAAGGGTTCATTTTTCACTGCAATGAAGATATCTCCCTCTTAAAATTACACAGTACCAAACTAGATCCTAATCAATTGGGTTTCACTGCATATTGACTTGACAGAAGTTCACTACAGAGTGGTTGTCCACAATTCATAGGTAACCAAAGTCTAATGCTATATATATGTAGTACATTCACTAACCTGTTGGTGGCTGGTCTCTGCTGTTGATACTGAAGACCACCTCTTGATGGATGA containing:
- the LOC136238309 gene encoding centriole and centriolar satellite protein OFD1-like isoform X1; translated protein: MSQNLKSSELKSQLYHSLQQKGVLDAMKLQLRNRLVKELEHTPTVPKSLSVLESLTHGIILEHLYKMGYEYTISLFALESGMGTNQTVNITELLKLLNISPSHPLHKALTDDSQTSEQGFLATLLLSLPLLATHSNNTVDVCTQVDPTPEDSITQMKHQAHVSLEQRILAFERESEERTRKMMEERVSQFKATELLRVKMETKEMLQKEFQRKRNEVEQNYREKLQQLSKKEQEMIQRLQRREEELEASLYSQRQLVLQELELIRQREDHLAKQSELTKLQSSDIHSTSERLKQEEQILRSEVQRKQQLLDELQQQLDARTTETTKLRQQYETLWNECASVKNDLIGSKEQVHTVTEQMVTLQNQKSLLEQKLRESEDCDQLKADNKRLKSNLTETKRKLSEHSTSSGQLIADQQQLINELKDQLNKSATQLASLQQQLDDANVECKQAVMLKDLHIKRLEHQLAAQVAINERMLTQEKLNTSHWQQDSFVSNHHLHHDHHPHQTSRSILKSPASKLRKSAHHGSRATKPAKLVHPVHAGTEDDSLTYAGTKLKDMSSFDKASKKFLEEMKATFSRLEREAKELEEQHPTVGYYPPFPAHSYPSSFQSQTFPTPGISTLPSNFTSVPATASLMLGNLPMSYSGPLYSAVTSSGLLSTSSALLNAGSFVSKSSGTGSSTSGYSLKSALPLSGVNYPPVNVTHSLIGVTHPSTSIAHFPTSVVHPLTSVPHPLTSVPHPLTSVAHPLTNVPHPLTSVAHPVTSVPHPLTNVAHPLTSVSHSLTSVTHPSTTITHSLTSVAHPLTSVPHLLTSIPHPLTSVTHSLTSIAPPLTGVTYPSTSVMTSIAHPFTRDTSFTTITMLTTSPLSAVTYTLATTLSHNVLDTSYHHSSSNTLTSPSHNNTTQPNMSTTIIQEDSLTTRDRGDDNIDTSSSTDVKESPKSSGEGTLAAVLALRDQYSPSSARKQPAKPTVISLDRMWGGSSSKVQEETDKGEADEITHHSEKVPVAVITSVESVKSPTPQVVTTPPTQSMDNTMGKYLQLLQQTEDKSPPTTRNTLQEEESAVTFNTSDDGGKVSDDGFEDW
- the LOC136238309 gene encoding centriole and centriolar satellite protein ofd1-like isoform X2, which translates into the protein MSQNLKSSELKSQLYHSLQQKGVLDAMKLQLRNRLVKELEHTPTVPKSLSVLESLTHGIILEHLYKMGYEYTISLFALESGMGTNQTVNITELLKLLNISPSHPLHKALTDDSQTSEQGFLATLLLSLPLLATHSNNTVDVCTQVDPTPEDSITQMKHQAHVSLEQRILAFERESEERTRKMMEERVSQFKATELLRVKMETKEMLQKEFQRKRNEVEQNYREKLQQLSKKEQEMIQRLQRREEELEASLYSQRQLVLQELELIRQREDHLAKQSELTKLQSSDIHSTSERLKQEEQILRSEVQRKQQLLDELQQQLDARTTETTKLRQQYETLWNECASVKNDLIGSKEQVHTVTEQMVTLQNQKSLLEQKLRESEDCDQLKADNKRLKSNLTETKRKLSEHSTSSGQLIADQQQLINELKDQLNKSATQLASLQQQLDDANVECKQAVMLKDLHIKRLEHQLAAQVAINERMLTQEKLNTSHWQQDSFVSNHHLHHDHHPHQTSRSILKSPASKLRKSAHHGSRATKPAKLVHPVHAGTEDDSLTYAGTKLKDMSSFDKASKKFLEEMKATFSRLEREAKELEEQHPTVGYYPPFPAHSYPSSFQSQTFPTPGISTLPSNFTSVPATASLMLGNLPMSYSGPLYSAVTSSGLLSTSSALLNAGSFVSKSSGTGSSTSGYSLKSALPLSGVNYPPVNVTHSLIGVTHPSTSIAHFPTSVVHPLTSVPHPLTSVPHPLTSVAHPLTNVPHPLTSVAHPVTSVPHPLTNVAHPLTSVSHSLTSVTHPSTTITHSLTSVAHPLTSVPHLLTSIPHPLTSVTHSLTSIAPPLTGVTYPSTSVMTSIAHPFTRDTSFTTITMLTTSPLSAVTYTLATTLSHNVLDTSYHHSSSNTLTSPSHNNTTQPNMSTTIIQEDSLTTRDRGDDNIDTSSSTDVKESPKSSGEGTLAAVLALRDQYSPSSARKQPAKPTVISLDRMWGGSSSKVQEETDKGEADEITHHSEKVVTTPPTQSMDNTMGKYLQLLQQTEDKSPPTTRNTLQEEESAVTFNTSDDGGKVSDDGFEDW